A window from Paraburkholderia acidiphila encodes these proteins:
- a CDS encoding SDR family NAD(P)-dependent oxidoreductase — protein MDNATNAVTSTTTAATNKRMVVTGASSGIGYAIAKQLLAEGQDVIGLSRSAPDLDHPRFTWYAADLDDTAAIAGLAQQLGAVDGLVHAAGFMKTARLGELDEASGEAMWRLHVAAASALANALVPAMREGGRIVLIGSRVSGGAAGRSQYAAVKAAMVGMARSWAIELAPRGITVNVVSPAATATPMLSDPKRTSSAPVMPPIGRYVTGEEVASMVAYLLGPQAGAITGQQIMICGGSSL, from the coding sequence ATGGACAACGCAACGAACGCAGTAACTAGCACGACGACCGCCGCCACGAATAAGCGCATGGTCGTGACGGGCGCAAGCTCCGGCATCGGCTATGCCATTGCGAAGCAACTGCTCGCCGAAGGCCAGGATGTGATTGGCCTGAGCCGCAGCGCGCCGGATCTCGATCATCCACGCTTCACGTGGTACGCCGCGGACCTTGACGATACCGCCGCAATTGCAGGGCTCGCGCAACAGTTGGGCGCGGTTGATGGCCTCGTGCACGCAGCGGGCTTCATGAAAACCGCGCGCCTTGGAGAACTCGATGAAGCCAGCGGCGAAGCGATGTGGCGGCTACACGTGGCCGCCGCTTCGGCGCTCGCCAACGCGCTCGTGCCCGCCATGCGCGAAGGCGGCCGCATCGTGCTGATCGGCAGCCGCGTGTCGGGCGGCGCGGCCGGGCGCAGCCAGTACGCCGCCGTCAAGGCCGCCATGGTCGGCATGGCGCGGTCGTGGGCCATCGAGCTTGCGCCGCGCGGCATCACCGTCAATGTGGTTTCGCCTGCCGCGACCGCTACGCCCATGCTGAGCGATCCGAAGCGCACGTCCAGCGCGCCGGTCATGCCGCCTATCGGGCGCTACGTGACGGGGGAGGAAGTAGCCTCGATGGTCGCGTATCTGCTCGGCCCGCAGGCCGGCGCGATCACGGGGCAGCAGATCATGATCTGCGGGGGCAGTTCGCTGTAG
- a CDS encoding sodium:solute symporter family protein, translated as MNRLTVWDTSIIMAMVVVYIVITAWISIRLRSKTTEQFMVAGRSTPVIVIAILLMSEYIGAKSTIGTSQEAFNVGIAASWSVISASIGFVFFGLFMAKRLYRSGEFTISGFIAQKYGKTARLVVSAVMIYALFIVNVGNYVSGAAAISTVMRVNLPTAAFITAVVSTIYFAWGGLKSVAYVTILHSTVKIIGIGILVWVAFSMSGGIAPMMHAMPAQYFTWNGMLSGGTIGAWIIGTAGAIFSTQFIIQAISGAKSANEARNSTLIAGALCIPIALALGFLGVAAKFLFPNIKSLYALPIFLQHMNPLLSGVVTVSLVASIFVSVSTVALAIASLIVKDFYVPRYRPTPEKELRATRTISFVVGFLPLIFVLFVPQILALSFFTRALRLSVTVVALMGIYLPFFNSNRGAISALVVATIATTIWYLLGNPLGIDNMYVALVAPAIVMVIEKLLTPTASSNGQRVVHQDS; from the coding sequence ATGAATCGCCTCACTGTGTGGGACACCTCCATCATCATGGCGATGGTGGTCGTGTATATCGTCATCACGGCCTGGATCAGCATCCGGCTGCGCAGCAAGACCACCGAGCAGTTCATGGTCGCGGGCCGCTCCACGCCCGTCATCGTGATCGCCATCCTGCTGATGTCGGAGTACATCGGCGCGAAGTCGACCATCGGCACCTCGCAGGAAGCCTTCAACGTAGGTATCGCGGCCTCGTGGTCGGTGATTTCCGCTTCGATCGGCTTCGTGTTCTTCGGCCTCTTCATGGCCAAACGCCTGTACCGTTCCGGCGAATTCACGATCTCGGGCTTCATTGCGCAGAAGTACGGCAAGACGGCGCGGCTCGTCGTCTCAGCGGTGATGATCTACGCGCTCTTCATCGTGAACGTGGGCAACTACGTGAGCGGCGCCGCCGCCATCTCGACCGTGATGCGCGTGAACCTGCCCACCGCCGCATTCATCACCGCTGTCGTCAGCACGATCTACTTCGCCTGGGGCGGCCTGAAGAGCGTGGCCTACGTGACGATCCTGCATAGCACGGTGAAGATTATCGGCATCGGCATTCTCGTGTGGGTCGCGTTTTCCATGTCAGGCGGCATTGCGCCGATGATGCACGCCATGCCCGCCCAGTACTTCACCTGGAACGGCATGCTGAGCGGCGGCACGATCGGCGCATGGATCATCGGCACGGCCGGCGCGATCTTCTCCACGCAGTTCATCATTCAGGCGATCTCGGGCGCGAAGTCCGCCAACGAGGCGCGCAACTCCACGCTGATCGCAGGCGCGCTGTGCATTCCCATCGCGCTTGCGCTCGGTTTTCTCGGCGTCGCGGCGAAGTTCCTGTTCCCCAACATCAAGAGCCTCTACGCGCTGCCGATCTTTCTCCAGCATATGAACCCGCTGCTTTCGGGCGTGGTCACGGTCTCGCTCGTCGCCTCGATCTTCGTGAGCGTGAGCACGGTGGCGCTTGCGATTGCGTCGCTGATCGTCAAGGACTTCTACGTACCGCGTTATCGCCCGACGCCCGAGAAAGAGCTGCGCGCCACACGCACGATCTCCTTCGTGGTGGGCTTCCTGCCGCTCATCTTCGTGCTGTTCGTGCCGCAGATTCTCGCGCTCTCGTTCTTCACCCGCGCGCTGCGCCTCTCGGTCACGGTGGTCGCGCTGATGGGCATCTACCTGCCCTTCTTCAACAGCAACCGCGGCGCGATCAGCGCGCTCGTGGTCGCCACGATCGCCACGACGATCTGGTATCTGCTCGGCAATCCGCTTGGCATCGACAACATGTACGTCGCACTCGTTGCGCCCGCGATCGTGATGGTGATCGAGAAGCTGCTGACGCCCACGGCGAGCAGCAACGGCCAGCGCGTCGTGCATCAAGACTCGTGA
- a CDS encoding sialidase family protein translates to MTTPSTLPDAAFTLPGRLHAAAGDAARTDAYLPAATVQCHAANLLALANGDVLCAWFGGTQEGVPDISVYLSRLNKGGDTWSVPVRLSDDPTRSEQNPVLFAAPNGEIWLIYTAQLSGHQNTSIVRRRVSADQGRTWGPIETLFERPGTFVRQPIVVARDGAWLCPVFLCRVQPGERWSGNDDVSVVMRSTDNGASWTEHAVPASVGCVHMNIQPLADGSLLALYRSRWADHIYASRSADGITWSAPEPLALPNNNSSIQFVALANGHLGLVFNASSAAQSTERRASLYDDIEDSEDSGELVTQAASAHGTAFWGAPRAPMTLAISTDGGRTWPVTRNLETGDGYCMTNNSTDKLNREFSYPSIAQSPDGRLHIAYTYFRQRIKYVSVAEEWASAAPAATQPAPAAA, encoded by the coding sequence ATGACGACTCCCTCCACGCTGCCCGACGCCGCGTTCACCCTGCCCGGCCGCCTGCACGCCGCCGCCGGCGACGCCGCGCGCACGGACGCCTACCTCCCGGCCGCCACGGTGCAGTGCCACGCAGCGAACCTGCTCGCGCTCGCCAACGGCGATGTGCTGTGCGCATGGTTTGGCGGCACGCAGGAAGGCGTGCCCGACATTTCCGTCTACCTCTCGCGCCTGAACAAAGGCGGCGACACGTGGAGCGTGCCGGTGCGCCTCTCCGACGACCCCACCCGCTCCGAGCAGAACCCGGTGCTCTTTGCCGCGCCCAACGGCGAGATCTGGCTGATCTACACGGCGCAGCTCTCGGGTCACCAGAACACCTCGATCGTGCGCCGCCGTGTTTCCGCGGATCAGGGGCGCACCTGGGGCCCCATCGAAACGCTGTTCGAGCGCCCCGGCACCTTCGTGCGCCAGCCGATCGTGGTGGCGCGCGACGGCGCATGGCTGTGCCCCGTGTTCCTGTGCCGCGTGCAGCCCGGCGAGCGCTGGTCGGGCAACGACGACGTGAGCGTGGTGATGCGCTCGACCGACAACGGTGCGAGCTGGACCGAGCACGCGGTGCCCGCGAGCGTGGGCTGCGTGCACATGAACATCCAGCCGCTCGCGGACGGCTCGCTCCTCGCGCTCTACCGCAGCCGCTGGGCCGATCATATCTACGCGAGCCGCTCCGCCGACGGCATCACGTGGAGCGCGCCCGAGCCGCTCGCGCTGCCGAACAACAACTCGTCGATCCAGTTCGTCGCGCTTGCCAACGGGCACCTTGGCCTCGTGTTCAACGCGAGCAGCGCCGCGCAGAGCACGGAGCGGCGCGCCTCGCTCTACGACGACATCGAGGACTCGGAAGACAGCGGCGAACTGGTCACGCAAGCCGCCTCCGCGCACGGCACCGCGTTCTGGGGCGCGCCGCGCGCGCCGATGACGCTCGCCATCTCGACGGACGGCGGCCGCACCTGGCCCGTCACGCGCAACCTCGAAACCGGCGACGGCTACTGCATGACGAACAACTCGACGGACAAGCTCAACCGCGAGTTCTCGTATCCGTCGATCGCGCAGTCGCCCGATGGCCGTTTGCATATCGCTTACACGTACTTCCGCCAGCGCATCAAGTACGTGAGCGTGGCCGAGGAATGGGCCAGCGCGGCGCCCGCCGCCACGCAGCCCGCGCCCGCCGCCGCCTGA
- a CDS encoding DeoR/GlpR family DNA-binding transcription regulator: MKVARRREAMLQAVLSGMTEVSELCEHFGMSEATVRRDLRALADERLILRTYGGAASVSTHAPEESLEQRRQSFQAEKDAIGHAAAAHVRAGDTIFLDSGTTTAALARALAQAGRHDIRVVTNNLLVVQALAGSSVPLTLIGGEVRESSMSTLGPIAQLALTRVTVDKAFLGADGVVPGRGLCEATADQAYLKECLMRQAASLFVLVTADKLNRDSQQHWAPIEKPWTLITDASASHGELQAFRNLAGLTIEPIEVPAGAAH, encoded by the coding sequence ATGAAAGTAGCCCGCCGCCGCGAAGCCATGCTCCAGGCCGTCCTCTCCGGCATGACCGAAGTGTCCGAGTTGTGCGAACACTTCGGCATGTCGGAGGCCACTGTGCGCCGCGATCTGCGCGCGCTCGCCGACGAGCGGCTGATCCTGCGTACCTATGGCGGCGCGGCCTCGGTCAGCACGCACGCGCCTGAGGAGTCGCTTGAACAGCGCCGCCAGAGCTTCCAGGCGGAGAAAGACGCCATCGGCCACGCGGCGGCCGCGCACGTGCGCGCCGGCGACACGATCTTCCTCGACAGCGGCACCACGACCGCCGCGCTCGCACGCGCCCTCGCTCAGGCAGGCCGCCACGATATTCGCGTGGTGACGAACAACCTCCTCGTCGTGCAGGCGCTCGCGGGCAGCAGCGTGCCGCTCACGCTGATCGGCGGCGAGGTGCGCGAGTCGAGCATGAGCACGCTCGGGCCGATCGCGCAGCTGGCGCTCACGCGGGTGACCGTCGACAAGGCCTTCCTCGGCGCCGACGGCGTGGTGCCCGGCCGCGGCCTGTGCGAAGCGACCGCCGACCAGGCCTACCTCAAGGAATGCCTGATGCGGCAGGCCGCGAGCCTCTTCGTGCTCGTGACCGCCGACAAGCTCAACCGCGACAGCCAGCAGCACTGGGCGCCGATTGAAAAGCCGTGGACGCTCATCACGGACGCGAGCGCCTCGCATGGCGAGTTGCAGGCGTTCCGCAATCTCGCGGGGCTCACCATCGAGCCGATCGAAGTGCCTGCGGGAGCCGCGCATTGA
- the dapA gene encoding 4-hydroxy-tetrahydrodipicolinate synthase, with protein MAVNFRGIIPALITPMTADEEVDEAGLRTLVERLIGAGVHALFVLGTNGEFIALSEAEKLRIARIAVDQARSRVPVIAGTGAYATRDVIELNSKMRDTGVDAVSVITPYFNGASQPELFTHYERIVRATPLPVMLYTIPAKAGVTLTIDTVRRLAEIPNIRGIKDSGGDFDRLLQLINLRRDDFAVFTGTDSMILWSLIAGGDGAVAATTNAVPGVVMSIWNHFQAGEIEAARRAQESLRALRDAFALGTMPVVLKTAAAMLGMPAGPARSPAQPLDAATRERLAKALEIYPRVA; from the coding sequence ATGGCAGTGAATTTCCGGGGCATCATCCCCGCCCTCATCACCCCAATGACCGCCGACGAGGAAGTCGACGAAGCCGGCCTGCGCACGCTCGTCGAGCGCCTGATCGGCGCGGGCGTGCACGCGCTGTTCGTGCTCGGCACCAACGGCGAATTCATCGCGCTTTCCGAGGCGGAAAAGCTGCGCATCGCGCGTATCGCCGTGGATCAGGCGCGCTCGCGCGTGCCCGTGATCGCGGGCACCGGCGCCTACGCCACGCGCGACGTGATCGAGTTGAACAGCAAGATGCGGGATACGGGCGTGGACGCCGTCTCCGTCATCACGCCATATTTCAACGGTGCTTCGCAGCCCGAACTGTTCACGCACTACGAGCGCATCGTGCGCGCCACGCCGCTGCCGGTGATGCTTTACACGATTCCCGCCAAGGCGGGCGTGACGCTCACCATCGACACCGTGCGCCGCCTGGCCGAGATTCCGAACATTCGCGGCATCAAGGACAGCGGCGGCGACTTCGACCGCCTGCTGCAACTCATCAACCTGCGCCGCGACGATTTCGCCGTATTTACAGGCACCGATTCGATGATCCTCTGGTCGCTGATCGCAGGCGGCGACGGCGCCGTAGCCGCCACGACGAATGCGGTCCCGGGCGTCGTGATGTCGATCTGGAATCACTTCCAGGCCGGTGAAATCGAAGCGGCCCGCCGCGCCCAGGAATCGCTGCGCGCGCTGCGCGACGCTTTCGCGCTCGGCACGATGCCGGTCGTGCTCAAGACCGCGGCCGCCATGCTCGGCATGCCCGCCGGCCCGGCGCGCTCGCCTGCGCAGCCGCTCGACGCCGCCACGCGCGAACGCCTCGCGAAGGCGCTCGAAATCTACCCGCGCGTGGCCTGA
- the pdxA gene encoding 4-hydroxythreonine-4-phosphate dehydrogenase PdxA translates to MNTPTTRNVRLLILGDDLSGTADCAVKSTHRGLASVVCLNASVAQGGAAGPDVLAIDTDTRRASPADAASANAQAWRAHAAGRRLYKKIDSTLRGNVAAEVAALAAHAGMAIVAPALPEAGRTTQDGCLLVNGTPVEATEVWRNESIGGTGHLPSMLAGAGLQVEHIGLQAMREGAAPLRARLEALRAAKCQAVVCDSETDADLAMLAGASAALDGVFWVGSAGLAQTLIATLTNESVQQRAASKLPVASATISQHPRGVLTVVGSMSSISHEQVATLRGNAGDAIDVFDVDVVALLDPVSPESLTLGTRVANTLMRGRHAVVALSQTERVLIGDGELLARQLAESLAPAAAHAAALIATGGETARALLAAMGVATLRVIEEVENGVPLMAATQASRVLPVVTKAGGFGRPDTLYRAWQRLAAMTQAHAKAPRQSSKEEAMNYRPVIGITMGDAAGVGPEIIMKSLAHQSVYDGCRPLVIGDAKRLVDAGRRAGVTLEVRSIKAPADARFQLGVVDCIDLGLIPESMPYGQLSSVAGDAAYQYIARTVELTSAGELDAICTAPLNKEALHAGGHIFPGHTEMLAHLTGIPEVSMMLVAPKLRVIHVTTHIGLLDAIRKIEPGLVQRTIERAHETLVRAGIEQPRIGVCGINPHAGENGLFGYGEEEEKIMPAVAVLRERGWDVEGPLPADTLFFRAGRGDFDVVVAMYHDQGHGPVKVMGLEAGVNVTVGLPVIRTSVDHGTAFDIAGKGIADERSMLEALKQAQDLATRRAVQTA, encoded by the coding sequence ATGAACACCCCCACCACCCGCAACGTGCGCCTGCTTATACTCGGAGACGATCTCTCCGGCACGGCGGACTGCGCCGTGAAGAGCACGCATCGCGGCCTCGCCAGCGTGGTCTGCCTGAACGCCTCGGTGGCGCAGGGCGGCGCGGCCGGACCTGACGTGCTCGCGATCGACACCGACACGCGCCGCGCCTCGCCCGCCGATGCCGCGAGCGCGAACGCGCAGGCATGGCGCGCGCATGCTGCCGGCCGGCGGCTCTACAAGAAGATCGACTCGACACTGCGAGGCAACGTCGCCGCCGAAGTGGCCGCGCTCGCGGCGCACGCGGGCATGGCGATCGTGGCGCCCGCGCTGCCCGAAGCGGGCCGCACGACGCAGGACGGATGCCTTCTCGTGAACGGCACGCCCGTCGAAGCAACGGAAGTCTGGCGCAATGAAAGCATCGGCGGCACGGGTCATTTGCCTTCGATGCTCGCGGGCGCCGGTCTGCAGGTCGAGCACATTGGCCTGCAAGCCATGCGCGAAGGCGCGGCGCCGTTGCGCGCGCGCCTCGAAGCCCTGCGCGCCGCGAAGTGCCAGGCCGTGGTCTGCGACAGCGAAACGGATGCCGATCTCGCCATGCTTGCCGGAGCCTCCGCCGCCCTCGACGGCGTGTTCTGGGTCGGCTCGGCGGGACTCGCGCAAACGCTGATCGCCACGCTCACGAACGAAAGCGTGCAGCAACGCGCGGCGTCCAAGCTTCCCGTTGCGTCTGCAACGATCTCGCAACACCCGCGCGGCGTGCTGACCGTGGTAGGCAGCATGTCGAGCATCTCGCACGAACAGGTCGCCACGCTGCGCGGCAATGCGGGCGACGCCATCGACGTATTCGACGTCGACGTCGTTGCGCTGCTCGACCCGGTGAGCCCCGAGTCGCTCACGCTGGGCACCCGCGTCGCGAACACCCTCATGCGCGGGCGCCACGCGGTGGTGGCCCTGAGCCAGACCGAACGCGTATTGATTGGCGATGGCGAACTGCTCGCCCGCCAGCTCGCCGAAAGCCTCGCTCCCGCCGCCGCGCACGCAGCCGCATTGATCGCCACGGGCGGCGAAACGGCGCGCGCGCTGCTCGCGGCCATGGGGGTGGCCACGCTGCGCGTGATCGAAGAAGTCGAAAACGGCGTGCCGCTCATGGCCGCTACCCAGGCGTCGCGCGTGTTGCCCGTCGTCACCAAGGCGGGCGGCTTCGGGCGTCCCGACACCCTTTATCGCGCCTGGCAGCGGCTCGCCGCCATGACGCAAGCGCACGCGAAGGCGCCGCGCCAATCCAGCAAAGAGGAAGCCATGAACTATCGTCCCGTAATCGGCATCACGATGGGCGATGCCGCCGGCGTGGGCCCGGAAATCATCATGAAGAGCCTCGCGCACCAGTCGGTGTACGACGGCTGCCGCCCGCTCGTGATCGGCGACGCCAAACGGCTTGTCGACGCCGGACGGCGCGCGGGCGTCACGCTCGAAGTCCGCTCGATCAAGGCTCCCGCAGACGCCCGCTTCCAGCTCGGCGTGGTCGACTGCATCGACCTCGGCCTGATTCCCGAATCGATGCCCTACGGCCAGCTATCTTCGGTCGCCGGCGACGCCGCGTATCAGTACATCGCGCGCACGGTCGAGCTGACCTCGGCGGGCGAGCTCGACGCAATCTGTACCGCGCCGCTGAACAAGGAAGCGCTGCACGCGGGCGGCCATATCTTCCCCGGCCACACGGAAATGCTCGCGCACCTCACAGGCATTCCGGAAGTCTCGATGATGCTCGTGGCACCGAAGTTGCGCGTGATTCACGTGACGACGCATATCGGCCTGCTCGACGCGATCCGCAAGATCGAGCCTGGCCTCGTGCAGCGCACGATCGAGCGCGCACACGAAACGCTCGTGCGCGCGGGCATCGAGCAACCGCGCATCGGCGTATGCGGCATCAATCCGCATGCGGGCGAAAACGGCCTGTTCGGCTATGGCGAGGAAGAAGAAAAGATCATGCCCGCCGTCGCCGTGCTGCGCGAGCGCGGCTGGGACGTGGAAGGCCCGCTGCCCGCCGACACCCTGTTCTTCCGTGCGGGCCGCGGCGACTTCGACGTGGTCGTCGCGATGTATCACGACCAGGGCCACGGCCCCGTGAAGGTGATGGGCCTCGAAGCGGGCGTGAACGTGACGGTAGGACTGCCGGTGATCCGCACCTCGGTCGATCACGGCACGGCATTCGATATCGCGGGCAAGGGCATTGCGGACGAACGCAGCATGCTCGAAGCGCTGAAGCAGGCACAAGACCTCGCCACGCGCCGCGCCGTGCAGACGGCCTAG
- a CDS encoding mandelate racemase/muconate lactonizing enzyme family protein: MRIVEIREKTVPISSSIRNAYIDFSKMTLSLVAVVTDVIRDGKPVIGYGFNSNGRYGQGTLMRERFIPRILEADPASLVNDAGDNLDPHKIWATMFTNEKPGGHGERSVAIGTIDMAVWDAVAKIEGKPLFQLLADRYGNGQPNRKIFVYAAGGYYYPGQDHNKLKDEMRSYIDRGYTVVKKKIGGASLDEDLRRIDSILSVLGDGQKLAVDANGRFDLDTAVQYAKALSQYDLFWYEEPGDPLDFELQATLRNYYDKPMATGEDLFSMQDARNLIRYGGMRADRDWLQFDCALSYGLVEYLRTLDMLHQHGWSASRCIPHGGHQMSLNIAAGLGLGGNESYPDLFQPYGGFPDGVKVDNGYITMPDLPGIGFEGKADLFEQMQKLAA; the protein is encoded by the coding sequence GTGAGAATCGTTGAAATCCGCGAAAAAACCGTTCCGATCAGCTCCTCGATCCGCAACGCCTATATCGACTTCAGCAAGATGACGCTGAGCCTCGTCGCCGTGGTCACCGACGTGATCCGCGACGGCAAGCCCGTTATCGGCTATGGCTTCAACTCGAATGGCCGCTACGGCCAGGGCACGCTGATGCGCGAGCGTTTCATCCCGCGCATTCTCGAAGCCGATCCCGCCTCGCTCGTGAACGACGCGGGCGACAACCTCGACCCGCACAAGATCTGGGCCACGATGTTCACCAACGAAAAGCCGGGCGGCCACGGCGAACGGTCGGTGGCGATCGGCACGATCGACATGGCGGTATGGGACGCCGTGGCGAAGATCGAAGGCAAGCCGCTCTTCCAGCTGCTCGCGGACCGCTACGGCAATGGCCAGCCGAACCGCAAGATCTTCGTGTACGCGGCGGGCGGTTACTACTACCCGGGCCAGGACCACAACAAGCTCAAGGACGAAATGCGCAGCTATATCGACCGCGGCTACACGGTCGTGAAGAAGAAGATTGGCGGCGCATCGCTCGACGAGGATCTGCGCCGTATCGATTCGATACTGAGCGTGCTCGGCGACGGCCAGAAGCTTGCCGTCGATGCCAATGGCCGTTTCGATCTGGATACTGCGGTCCAGTACGCCAAAGCGCTCTCGCAATACGACCTGTTCTGGTACGAAGAGCCGGGCGACCCGCTCGATTTCGAATTGCAGGCCACGCTGCGCAACTACTACGACAAGCCAATGGCGACCGGCGAGGATCTGTTCTCGATGCAGGACGCGCGCAATCTCATTCGCTACGGCGGCATGCGAGCCGACCGCGACTGGCTGCAGTTCGACTGCGCGCTCAGCTATGGCCTTGTCGAATATCTGCGCACCCTCGACATGCTGCATCAGCATGGCTGGTCCGCGAGCCGCTGCATTCCGCACGGCGGCCATCAGATGTCGCTCAACATCGCGGCGGGTCTCGGGCTTGGCGGCAACGAGTCGTACCCCGACCTGTTCCAGCCGTATGGAGGCTTCCCCGATGGCGTGAAGGTCGACAACGGCTATATCACGATGCCCGACCTGCCCGGCATCGGCTTCGAGGGCAAGGCCGATCTGTTTGAGCAGATGCAAAAGCTCGCGGCTTGA
- a CDS encoding iron-containing alcohol dehydrogenase, translating to MNPVYHFQTVKHVVHGANSLDQLPEKLALLDRPVRRIAFITQPVMEENGVAARVVAALEATDIEVLIVRDVQPEPTIENVETVFRGQIEPFSPDAVLSVGGGSVLDAAKLFAVRLTNAQPLREWLGIDLIKTPGVPLILAPTTAGTGSEVTPNAIVTLPDEELKVGIVSRHLLPQLVILDAALTLDLPKPITAATGMDAFIHALESYISTKANPISDMFAMESMRLIGANLLEAYENGHSLKAREAMLLGSMYGGLALTAAGTAAVHALAYPLGGMFNITHGVANSMLLPHVMAFNLDAIVGRLATVAHALGIAQHDDSDQAAADKFLERLREWTAALAIPQDLRQFGVSETHLDALAVAAAKVKRLLGNNPKALSLDDIKAIYSRLLP from the coding sequence ATGAACCCCGTTTATCACTTCCAGACCGTCAAGCACGTCGTGCACGGCGCCAACAGCCTCGACCAGTTGCCCGAAAAGCTCGCGCTGCTCGACCGCCCGGTTCGCCGCATTGCGTTCATCACGCAACCGGTGATGGAGGAAAACGGGGTTGCGGCACGCGTCGTGGCGGCGCTCGAAGCGACGGATATCGAAGTATTGATCGTGCGCGACGTGCAGCCCGAGCCGACCATCGAGAACGTGGAGACGGTGTTTCGCGGCCAGATCGAGCCGTTCTCGCCCGATGCGGTGCTTTCCGTCGGCGGCGGCAGCGTGCTCGACGCCGCCAAGCTCTTCGCCGTACGTCTCACCAACGCGCAGCCGCTGCGCGAGTGGCTCGGCATCGATCTGATCAAAACGCCGGGCGTGCCGCTCATTCTCGCGCCGACCACGGCGGGCACCGGCTCCGAGGTCACGCCCAACGCCATCGTCACGCTGCCCGACGAAGAGCTGAAAGTGGGTATCGTGAGCCGCCATCTGCTGCCGCAGCTCGTGATCCTCGACGCCGCGCTCACGCTCGACCTGCCGAAGCCGATCACGGCCGCCACGGGCATGGACGCGTTCATTCACGCGCTCGAATCGTATATCTCGACCAAGGCCAATCCCATCAGCGACATGTTCGCGATGGAATCCATGCGCCTGATTGGCGCGAACCTGCTCGAGGCCTATGAAAACGGCCATTCGCTGAAGGCGCGCGAAGCCATGCTGCTCGGCTCGATGTACGGCGGCCTCGCGCTCACCGCGGCCGGCACGGCCGCCGTGCATGCCCTTGCCTACCCGCTCGGCGGCATGTTCAATATCACGCACGGCGTGGCCAACTCGATGCTGCTGCCGCACGTGATGGCGTTCAATCTCGACGCGATCGTCGGCCGCCTCGCGACCGTCGCGCACGCGCTCGGCATCGCGCAGCACGACGACAGCGATCAGGCCGCCGCCGATAAATTCCTCGAGCGCTTGCGCGAATGGACCGCGGCGCTCGCGATTCCGCAGGATCTGCGCCAGTTCGGCGTGTCCGAAACGCATCTCGACGCGCTCGCCGTTGCGGCCGCCAAGGTCAAGCGCCTGCTCGGCAACAACCCCAAGGCGCTGAGCCTCGACGACATCAAGGCCATCTACAGCCGTCTGCTGCCATGA
- a CDS encoding LysR substrate-binding domain-containing protein has protein sequence MKNDLTSYLEFFVLLGRYGSLSSVARDMDITPPAATKRLAQLEARLGVRLVNRTTRSVSLTAEGETFLHYATRILAEVKEMEDVVSSSRSVTRGLLRVNATLGFGRTTIAPLVSEFARRHPHVEVQLDVTDRPIDLVESGVDLAIRFGELPDKRLIARRIMTNRRLLCASPRYLEKQGTPATLGDLAGHQCIVHRQNDNAYGIWRLERGGEAHSVKVHGMLSSNDGDIVLGWALDGHGILLRSEWDLAKYLESGRLRVVLPEFVQPLADLFVYYPNKRNQSARARAFIDFLAERFNRHGAAAAQSAE, from the coding sequence GTGAAGAATGACCTGACCTCGTACCTGGAGTTTTTCGTCCTGCTCGGGCGTTACGGCAGCCTTTCGAGCGTGGCGCGCGACATGGACATCACGCCGCCGGCGGCGACCAAACGGCTCGCGCAGCTCGAGGCGCGCCTGGGCGTGCGGCTCGTCAACCGGACGACCCGCAGCGTGAGCCTGACCGCCGAAGGCGAGACCTTTCTGCACTACGCGACGCGCATTCTTGCCGAAGTGAAGGAAATGGAGGATGTGGTGTCGTCGAGCCGCTCGGTGACGCGCGGCTTGCTGCGCGTGAACGCGACACTCGGCTTTGGACGCACGACGATCGCGCCGCTCGTCTCGGAGTTCGCGCGGCGCCACCCGCATGTCGAGGTGCAGCTCGACGTCACCGACCGGCCGATCGATCTCGTCGAAAGCGGGGTGGATCTGGCGATCCGTTTTGGCGAATTGCCCGACAAGCGGCTCATTGCGCGGCGCATCATGACGAACCGCCGCTTGCTGTGCGCGTCGCCGCGTTATCTGGAGAAGCAGGGCACGCCCGCAACGCTTGGCGATCTCGCCGGTCATCAGTGCATCGTGCATCGGCAGAACGACAACGCTTACGGCATTTGGCGTCTGGAGCGCGGCGGCGAGGCGCATTCGGTGAAGGTGCACGGCATGCTGTCGAGCAACGACGGCGACATCGTACTCGGCTGGGCGCTCGACGGACACGGCATTCTGCTACGCTCGGAGTGGGACCTGGCGAAGTATCTGGAAAGCGGGCGCTTGCGCGTCGTGCTGCCCGAGTTCGTGCAGCCGCTCGCCGATTTGTTCGTTTATTACCCGAACAAGCGCAATCAGTCGGCGCGCGCGCGTGCGTTTATCGACTTTCTGGCGGAGCGGTTCAACCGGCACGGTGCGGCGGCTGCGCAATCGGCTGAGTGA